One Archangium violaceum genomic window, ACCGGGACCAACCGCATCAAGGGGGGCTCGGTCCAGGTGAACTGAATGCCACCTCCGCGATTGATGATGGATGTCTACGAGGAGCACCTCAGCGAGGCGGGCTTCCTCTGGACCCGGTGGGAACGCTGCCTGGCCTCACCGGCCGTGGACCTCACGGCAACCGAAGCCCAGGAGGAGCGGCTCCTGGCCCACCTGGACGGACTCGCCCTCGGTGGCCCCGAGGTCGCCGAACGGCTGCTCATTCCCACCCTCGAGTTGGAAGCACCGACAGAGGTGGCCTCGGCCGCCTTCGCGCTGCTCGCGAGCGGTGAGAACGGGGCGAAGCATGTCCTGGAGCGGCTCGAGGCGGGCAAGGGCTCGGCCCTCGCTGGAATCCAACGGGCCCTGGAGCTCGACGATTCGCTGGCCCCCGCAGCGCTCCTCCCGCTGTTGAGTTCGTCCAGCGTGGATGCCCAGGCGGTAGTGCTCGAAGCGCTGGTGTTCCGGAGAGCTGTGCCTCCCTCCGCCCTGGCGAGGTTCCTCTCGCACGCTGACCCGAGGCTCCAGGGCGCTGCCCTGCTCGGCTTGGATGGACGTCCCGAGGAGAGCGCCAGGAAGGCGCTGAACGCCGCGCTCGACGATCCCCATGTGCGCGTGCGGAATGCAGCGCTCATCTCGGGACTGATTGCCGGCCTCCGAAGGACCTGGGATAAGTGCCAGAAGTGGGCTGCGGAGCCCTCGGCGGCCGGCGCGCAGGCGCGGGTGCTCCTCGCCCTCGGGGGAAGCGAGCAGGACGTCACCAAGCTCGTGAAGTTGCTGGACATCCCGGAGCTGCG contains:
- a CDS encoding TIGR02270 family protein — protein: MPPPRLMMDVYEEHLSEAGFLWTRWERCLASPAVDLTATEAQEERLLAHLDGLALGGPEVAERLLIPTLELEAPTEVASAAFALLASGENGAKHVLERLEAGKGSALAGIQRALELDDSLAPAALLPLLSSSSVDAQAVVLEALVFRRAVPPSALARFLSHADPRLQGAALLGLDGRPEESARKALNAALDDPHVRVRNAALISGLIAGLRRTWDKCQKWAAEPSAAGAQARVLLALGGSEQDVTKLVKLLDIPELRSSALWALGFSGQVAAAEACLTWMEKDRGTAALAAEAFSAITGLRLEGTYVGPPREDEAEEPIPLEEEDLDADLVPGPEDALATPAPDAVVAWWKEARARFDPGTRYLRGTPFSAQSLLGALRQEPMRRRGVLALELAIRSRGQFRLEARAFTRRQASELARALAAPASISPRRFDGLMTQG